The sequence CTGTGTCCAGAAATGAATACTAGTGTAGTTTTCTGCCAGCTGACAGGCAATGCACAGCAGCAATGCAGAGCTGGAGAAAACTAAACTGGAGTTAATGGGGGGACGGAACATTTTCATGGTTTCTGAAACCAGAACTTTTGTGATTCTGGAAAGCAGTTCAGGCACCGGTGTGACCCGCAGCTTACTGCTGCGTGTCtctctctgctgctgcagcttcttcttcttACTGCAGGTTGTAAATCAGAAGCTTTGATATCATCTCAAACTGATGTTTCTGATtttggtttcctcccacagacgTGTACCCCCAGAAACACTCCGGCCACGCCGCCCAACTTCCCCGACGCCATCACCATGTTCTCCAAGCTGCGGGCGTCAGAGTGCGGCCCCGGAGCCACCGGCCCCCCCCATGTGTCCGTGGCCTGCTCCCCTCcggcctcctcttcctcctcggGCTTCTCCTCCTTCTGGGCCTCATCTCCTCCCAGCCACCAGCCGGCCTGGCTGCCCCCGTCCTCCCCCAAGGGTCACCACACGCACCACCACTTCCACCACCTTCAACAGGCTCCAATGTGGCCCCCCGTCTCCCAACCCAGCAGTTCCCAGCAGCCAGCCGTCATGTCAGCACTCCACAGCCAGAGATGAGACCCGCGGGCCGGGCTGGACCAGGTGATTGGGATGGGGAGGGGACAGGGGGTGTTACTGAATAATCCGGACATGGACAGCGCTGAATGGAAAACGAGCAGCTCAAATTTATGTAACATGTGGCCGGGTTGTGAGGATTCTGACCGGCCACTGGACTCTGAGCCCAAGAGAAACCAGAACCCAACAGAGCACTTCCTGAGGATCAGAGCCATGTGGtctgttgcttttcttctgAAACTTTGATGTTTATGTCCGAAGTTCTGGAACAGGAAATCAGCAGGAACCAACAGATGGAGACAGGAAGTAGGACTGAAGGTCTCTGAGGATCAGCTGGAGCTTCATCTTCTCCTCCAGCCAGAACCAGGGAAACTGAACTCCAGCTGGGCATTTCCTGGAGCAAGGTTTTCCTCAAACATCTGAAAGGAAAATGACTCCGTTTGAAATCCAAAGAGTTCACAATTAATCTGATTTATCTCAAgaattatattatttttgtatCTGATTTAAAATTGCTCAactttaaaatcattaaaaactgttttttacagAAGTTAGGAAAACACTATTCTTTTTCTTTAGTGGACTTTACAGAACCAAATCCAATTTAACTGGACTGATGGAAACTTTTCTGATCACAGAACCTTGAATGAGCTGTAATTGGACCTGCCTGTTGGGACTGATTATTAAATCCTGGATCCAACTGTGGTCCGAGGCACGTGGCACTAATTCAACACAGATGGAAACAGTTTGCATCCAGATGTTTAGGGGAACCATGATGTGGGAAACACGTCTCCAGATCCTGAATGAAGACACGTCTCATTAAACTGATGAGATCAAATGTGAGAAAATCGGATCTGTGGAGAAGAAATAGCTCAAACTAAGACCATCATCGGCTGGAGATCCGGACGCGTTGCTGTTTGCAGGATGATGTTTCTTCTCGTCCTTTCAGACACTGAACCGCTCCTACCTCTGCATGTCTAAATGCAGCCCTGAATGTTTCcctgctgcacacacacacacacacacacacacacacacacacacacacacacacacacacctttcctCCTCAGACAATCAGCTGATTTCTGTTGTTTCCGTTTCATCGTCCTGGTTTGCTTGATTTTCACTTCTGGCACAAATGAGAACCAGAATCTCAAACCGAACTCCTCTCTGAACGTTGGGAATCTGCTCACCTTCTGATTTGAGGCTAAATTCATAAAGCAAAGGTTTAGAttcaaaaacaactaaaaaagtattttctttggTTACTTTAAATGTCATCAAGTCACAGATATTTAGTTCAAACAATCTACTGCTGAAACGAGAAAGAAAAGTGGAATGGTCCTTTAAATGTGTGAAACCGGGCTGTTGGGTTCTACGGGTCAGTAAATGTTTCTGACTTTAACCAGCTGAGCTCTCAGTCCGCAAGgtgaatattttgtgtttttagttcCATCTAAACAAGTCGGGGCAGAACACCTGAACGCCCTCCTGCTTCTGATGACAGGACCTTGTTGTTGCCATGGAGACTCGGCTGCAGGTTTGTGTCGAATTCCCAGCCGGATCTTTTCCGAACAGTGAGAAGTTTACAGACCGGGAACATTTACCTCTGATTTAAGAGTCCTTTTAGTTTTTTACTTTGGATCACAGCTCATCTGAGTCTTCTGAGACTTGGATTGTTGGAGTTTGTATTTATATGTCAAATAAAAGCTGTTCTGACCTGATCTGCTCTGCTGCTTGTTTGGGTTTTTAACTATAAAGATGTTCTGTCAAGCTGCTGAGGAAGGATGTGGTTAGGTTGGGTGTCAAACAAAACTCGTTTTCCTCAGTTAAACCGAGAAACTGATGTGAGAGCAAACTCTCCAGAATATTTTCAAGCAGTGACCACATGCCAGACGTTGCATAGAAATGGTGAATGAATCAGGAAAGGATCACAGCACATAAACGCTCGTTACGGCGTTTGGACCTCAGCTGCACTCCAACAATGCATGTTTGGTCAGGACATGCTCTGCACCTCCTGAGTGTCTTATCTGAGCTACGCATCCTGTTGGCGGACACGGGATTGGTGTAAAACAGACTATATAAGTATACAGTAAACCATATAGATCATTCTCCAAGATTTACactttgttgggattatgattattgattaattaatatttatcaagaattataattaaaaatctaaatttgagaaaattaatttcttaaccaaaaatccttatttatgaatcaaaaccagagatgtcctctggttttgtaattgtggctcaaagcctttGATAAtgattaaattctcagtaataattgataactattactagatgtcactgtttaatcaaccgtttcattgaaacgtggggaactttgaccttattttgactcttgctcaaaataaacacaaacgctttctctttatcgacgtgaatatttattaaatcaacaggcctgatacacctcgctcttcgattcaataatcttcacctaatccaacatgcaaagttctactaacaagggtaaaatatcgaactaaacaaaataaaacagcattgagtgtgGATGAAATCAAagcagcagttatggcaaaatacaaaaggattatggttgaacgaagctctGGGAGGCCACTCCTGAAGTGTAGCTTAGTTAAAACCGGTAGTCATAAAACATCTCCAAACGCTGGGGATGTCCGAGgacacaaagggttgtaaaacatttggtggcaattaataaaacatgaagacaaaaaaaatggttgattttcaccataaggttattatatcACTTCAGTTCCACAGCGCACCTGTgctcaggtgttcgcacagtCAAAGCACAACTTGCGAGACTCAGCGGCCTCAgaaatcaacagcaatcaagtttcaataagacatttcatgcacatacaattcagaacactttggactataagtggcgattctaaatcgccctaaaatctTACTCTGTCCTGCCCAAGctcttcctaataaagaaataaaaacaaatggacTTTACTTGATGTAGTTTTTCTTGGACAGAGAGGTAGAGAAAGGGGGAGGAAGAGTTTCCACGCGTCCGTGGAAACTCAGGAAAGCGGTTCGTCCTCATccttttggcctccttggcagaaaggtgaaaaatatgacggaccgtcagtAGTCGactggagcaaaaaaaaaaaaacagaggaaatgttcttctccttgaaacctcctgggtttttggttacgtgttaaatccacgtcttcgatcggtaaagttgaaacttacaagccttcttattcctgtaagcttaattcgttTAGTTTTCTGGCCAATGGGAGAaggaatgaaagtccacgtgggatttcttctccagaatgatgtgcCTCTGATGCTGGTATATAGTCGAccgtgacatcagagctgcgacgccccgtCCTATCAACCGCGGTGCCCCCTGGGATTTATAGTAGCGGACTAttctggggtacaaaatggttGAAGACGCCggaaggcatagtggcgtccagcaatgtccaaatggtccaatattaagCAACACATGGTCCAACAACTTAAATAATGGTTCCACATTACAGAAGAATGTAATGTTCAGAAGGAGGTTAAACTATTAAGATGGGAAGCATCCCTTTTTTATTTCCCCCAAGGTCCAGAGTAAACAGTTAAACAGAAGTCTGGTTGTTCGCCTGCTGGCGTGTTGGAAGCAGATCACGCACACGTCTTTTGGAAATGTGATAAAATCACACAATTTGTAAATAGTTCACTACAGAAAATTCTGGGTTATAAGATTTCTCTGACCTGTACAACACtacatgtgtgtaatttatctgTTGACTGTAAACAGAAAAACGACAGATACTCGGTTATAATATTACTAGTAGCCGCtgagaaacaaagaaatggGCAGAAGAAGACCCTCCTACTCTGGAACAAAGGATTCGCTGCTTAAAGGCTACAGGAAGCTCAACACAATGAGAAATGGTCAAAATAGACAAAGCAGCAGCAAAGAGCTCAAGAACCCCAGGATCATGGACTTATGCTTGGATTGTGATCCCAACAActgtttctttatgttttgctGTATCAGTTTGTTCTGACTGATTGTAAAAGCAAAAAACTAATACAAAAATAAGGTGcaaaaagaatgaaaataagTGAAAGGTGAAAAACAGGGTCGTAATCAGCACTTAATGAGCAGAGGGGGTTCAACGAATCCAACAGATAAATTACAACTGTTGATTTCGTTCCTGATG is a genomic window of Girardinichthys multiradiatus isolate DD_20200921_A chromosome X, DD_fGirMul_XY1, whole genome shotgun sequence containing:
- the LOC124862174 gene encoding UBA-like domain-containing protein 2 isoform X2, with the protein product MSVNMEELRHQVMINQFVLTAGCAADQAKQLLQAAHWQFETCTPRNTPATPPNFPDAITMFSKLRASECGPGATGPPHVSVACSPPASSSSSGFSSFWASSPPSHQPAWLPPSSPKGHHTHHHFHHLQQAPMWPPVSQPSSSQQPAVMSALHSQR
- the LOC124862174 gene encoding UBA-like domain-containing protein 2 isoform X1; the protein is MSVNMEELRHQVMINQFVLTAGCAADQAKQLLQAAHWQFETALSSFFQEANIPSHHQMTCTPRNTPATPPNFPDAITMFSKLRASECGPGATGPPHVSVACSPPASSSSSGFSSFWASSPPSHQPAWLPPSSPKGHHTHHHFHHLQQAPMWPPVSQPSSSQQPAVMSALHSQR